The Paenibacillus macerans genome includes a window with the following:
- a CDS encoding glycoside hydrolase family 43 protein: MSYIINPVLRGFNPDPSILRVGDDYYIATSTFEWFPGIQIHHSKDLIHWRVLTHPLNRTSQLDMLGNVNSGGVWAPCLSYDNGIFYLIYTNVKSRKGAFKDTHNYLVTSTDIMGPWSEPVYLNSSGFDPSLFHDDDGRKWLLNMIWDFRKGRNQFAGIVIQEYAPAEKKLIGPVTNIFQGTELGYTEGPHLYKRNGYYYLLTAEGGTKYEHAATLARSTSIFGPYEVAPHNPILTSFSHPELPLQKAGHASLVETQTGEWYIAHLCARPTAERYCTLGRETALQRCYWDEDDWLRLDGAGNIPSLEVKAPNLPAHPFETEPERDDFDEPQLRIQWNTLRIPPDSSWLSLSEKKGYLRLRGMESLSSWHRQSLVARRQQAFCCEAETELEFNPEHFQQMAGLILYYDTDDYVYLRITHLEGTGRGLGIIRTAGGEYNEVLEADVPLPAEGPIKLKAVVNREKLQFSYAATGSEWKPVGPEINILHLSDDSANPLRFTGTFVGMCVQDLSGTRKNADFDYFVYREL; encoded by the coding sequence ATGAGCTATATTATTAATCCCGTATTGCGCGGCTTTAACCCCGATCCCTCGATTCTTCGCGTCGGAGACGATTATTATATCGCCACATCGACCTTCGAGTGGTTTCCCGGGATCCAAATTCATCATTCCAAGGATTTGATTCACTGGAGAGTGTTGACCCATCCGCTCAATCGGACATCCCAGCTTGATATGCTGGGCAACGTAAATTCCGGGGGAGTCTGGGCGCCTTGTCTGAGTTATGACAACGGGATCTTTTACTTAATTTATACGAATGTCAAGTCACGCAAAGGGGCCTTCAAGGATACGCATAACTATTTGGTGACTTCAACCGATATCATGGGTCCGTGGTCGGAACCCGTTTATTTAAACAGCAGCGGCTTTGATCCTTCGCTGTTTCATGATGATGACGGCCGCAAATGGCTGTTGAATATGATCTGGGATTTCCGCAAAGGGAGAAACCAGTTCGCAGGGATTGTCATTCAGGAATACGCTCCAGCGGAGAAAAAATTAATCGGCCCGGTGACCAACATTTTTCAAGGAACCGAGCTTGGGTATACGGAAGGTCCGCATCTCTACAAGCGTAATGGCTATTACTATCTGCTAACCGCCGAGGGCGGAACGAAATACGAGCACGCCGCCACCCTGGCAAGATCGACTTCTATTTTCGGGCCTTATGAGGTGGCTCCCCATAACCCGATTCTGACCAGCTTCAGCCATCCCGAACTGCCGCTCCAAAAGGCGGGACATGCGTCATTGGTCGAAACCCAAACGGGCGAGTGGTATATAGCCCATCTTTGCGCAAGACCTACGGCGGAACGCTATTGCACCCTGGGCCGGGAAACGGCGCTGCAGCGCTGCTATTGGGATGAAGACGATTGGCTGCGGCTGGATGGCGCGGGGAATATTCCAAGCTTAGAGGTGAAAGCTCCGAATCTGCCGGCTCACCCGTTTGAGACCGAACCTGAAAGAGATGATTTTGACGAACCGCAGCTTCGTATCCAGTGGAACACGCTTCGCATTCCGCCGGATTCAAGCTGGCTCTCCTTAAGTGAAAAGAAAGGGTACTTGCGTCTAAGGGGGATGGAATCGCTAAGCTCATGGCATAGACAAAGCCTTGTGGCTCGCCGGCAGCAGGCATTTTGCTGCGAGGCCGAGACGGAGCTCGAGTTCAACCCGGAGCACTTTCAGCAAATGGCCGGCTTAATTCTCTATTATGATACGGATGATTACGTGTACTTAAGAATAACGCATTTGGAAGGGACGGGAAGGGGGCTTGGGATCATTCGAACCGCAGGAGGGGAGTACAATGAGGTTCTTGAAGCCGATGTTCCGCTTCCGGCTGAGGGTCCAATCAAGTTGAAGGCGGTGGTAAACCGGGAGAAATTGCAGTTTTCGTATGCTGCCACTGGTTCCGAATGGAAGCCGGTAGGCCCGGAAATCAATATCCTCCACCTTTCGGATGACAGCGCCAACCCGCTCCGATTCACGGGAACGTTCGTTGGAATGTGCGTGCAGGATTTAAGCGGTACTCGCAAAAATGCGGATTTCGATTATTTTGTATACAGGGAGTTATAA
- a CDS encoding class I SAM-dependent methyltransferase: MTEHKLAEQYRDYWDKGAAVYDEIVNTEFATDTYDQWNAILSNLLSGKRNLKILDVGTGPGFFAVLLSRMGHRVTAIDSSPEMVARAKQNAQKYNCNIRIVETDIIEYKTEETFDVIISRNVTWFLYNPVAAYQNWHGMLGDDGQVIIFDANWNLFLSHPQEAELFRKAKEEAIEQGYLPYREEQDIEEGDRLALTLPLTYVRRPGWDSEMFKFIGFTKIQVHEGFDAEFYSPGEKILNRHRPMFAIVAEK; the protein is encoded by the coding sequence ATGACTGAGCATAAGCTTGCAGAGCAATATCGTGATTATTGGGACAAAGGAGCAGCGGTGTATGATGAAATCGTTAATACCGAATTTGCAACGGATACATACGATCAATGGAACGCGATCCTGAGTAATCTTTTATCCGGAAAACGGAATTTAAAAATCCTCGATGTTGGAACGGGGCCCGGATTTTTTGCGGTTTTGCTTAGCCGTATGGGGCACCGGGTTACCGCCATCGATTCCTCGCCTGAAATGGTGGCCAGAGCTAAGCAAAATGCGCAAAAATACAACTGCAATATCAGGATTGTGGAGACGGATATCATCGAATACAAAACTGAGGAAACTTTTGATGTCATCATTTCCAGGAATGTCACCTGGTTCCTATACAATCCTGTTGCGGCTTATCAAAATTGGCATGGGATGCTGGGCGACGATGGCCAAGTTATTATTTTCGACGCAAATTGGAATTTGTTTTTGAGCCATCCCCAGGAGGCAGAGCTCTTCAGAAAAGCCAAGGAGGAGGCGATCGAGCAAGGTTACTTGCCGTACCGCGAAGAGCAAGACATCGAGGAAGGAGATCGACTGGCGCTCACCTTGCCATTGACTTATGTAAGAAGACCTGGATGGGACAGCGAAATGTTTAAATTTATTGGCTTTACTAAAATCCAAGTCCATGAAGGGTTCGATGCTGAATTTTATAGTCCAGGAGAAAAAATCCTAAACCGCCACAGACCTATGTTCGCGATCGTTGCCGAAAAATAG
- a CDS encoding ABC transporter substrate-binding protein — protein MFSRYGFSVAAVLTLLLLIGCTQAQSPVSDAGHETDKQIVVAVTQDTEGDKLDAATYNGARHVHAAIYDALVGYEGEGKMVPGLAESWEISADGKKYTFQLRKQVKFSDGSPLNSAAVKFSLERAVGREENATNEISRLLTKIETPDDNTVVLTFKETATQILYELSQARPFRIMSPNAVTPAGDVDGEFHQAIGTGPWKIGSYRQGVETVLVANEHYWLEQPSAYSLVFRVITDPQARVLALQSGEVDLAGGEVGNIPAESLSIFQNNGKYAVETGTSTMSYFLVINQNHAALSDKNIRQAINYGNDTSKYTDGSGEPVKGLFQREVAFVTDDNQPFYPYDPEKAKQLIAAAGYEWNEKKQLYEKDGQVLELRLVIQTEEYPEWKEMAEIFQDNMKQIGIQINIVNQERAAYYDTLWSSKEYDLLMYRTYADAQLPYRFLSSLFYSSPSAPGVAYQDRPLSDLLDQIASTVSAEQQQALFDQVFVRMHEEAMTVPVYYAKQTFVHTRELAGFTFNAIEDDPVKWHHLKKEAQ, from the coding sequence ATGTTTAGCAGATATGGTTTCAGTGTTGCCGCCGTTTTGACGTTGTTGTTGCTTATAGGGTGTACGCAAGCCCAAAGTCCGGTTTCCGATGCCGGCCATGAAACAGACAAACAAATCGTTGTAGCGGTAACCCAGGATACGGAAGGGGATAAACTCGATGCCGCGACCTACAATGGAGCACGGCATGTGCATGCCGCTATATATGATGCGCTGGTGGGATATGAAGGGGAAGGCAAAATGGTTCCCGGCTTGGCCGAATCATGGGAAATCTCCGCTGACGGAAAGAAATATACTTTTCAGCTAAGAAAACAAGTGAAATTCTCGGACGGCAGTCCATTGAATTCCGCGGCTGTTAAGTTTTCTTTGGAGCGGGCGGTCGGCAGAGAAGAGAACGCTACGAATGAAATCTCCCGGTTGCTGACAAAAATTGAAACCCCCGATGACAACACCGTCGTACTTACGTTCAAAGAAACCGCAACTCAAATCTTGTATGAGCTTAGCCAGGCCAGGCCTTTTCGGATCATGAGTCCAAACGCGGTAACTCCTGCGGGAGATGTGGATGGAGAATTTCATCAAGCAATCGGCACGGGGCCCTGGAAAATAGGCAGCTATCGGCAAGGAGTCGAGACGGTTCTGGTTGCAAACGAACATTATTGGTTGGAGCAACCGTCGGCGTATTCGCTTGTTTTTCGAGTCATTACGGATCCGCAGGCCAGGGTGCTTGCGCTGCAATCCGGAGAGGTAGATCTTGCGGGCGGGGAAGTGGGCAATATTCCGGCGGAAAGTCTAAGTATTTTTCAAAATAACGGCAAATATGCGGTAGAAACGGGCACCAGCACCATGTCCTATTTTTTGGTGATCAATCAAAACCATGCGGCTCTGTCGGATAAAAATATACGCCAGGCGATCAATTACGGAAATGATACGAGTAAATACACGGATGGCAGCGGTGAACCGGTCAAAGGGTTGTTTCAACGGGAAGTCGCCTTTGTCACGGACGATAACCAGCCTTTTTATCCTTACGACCCTGAGAAGGCAAAACAATTGATCGCAGCCGCGGGCTACGAATGGAATGAGAAAAAGCAGCTTTATGAGAAAGACGGACAAGTCCTGGAGCTGCGACTGGTAATTCAAACGGAAGAATATCCGGAGTGGAAAGAGATGGCGGAAATTTTCCAGGACAACATGAAGCAGATCGGCATCCAAATAAACATCGTAAATCAGGAACGGGCCGCTTACTACGATACGTTATGGAGCAGCAAAGAATATGACCTGCTTATGTACCGGACTTATGCGGATGCGCAATTGCCGTACCGATTTCTGTCTTCTTTATTCTACAGCTCACCGTCAGCGCCGGGCGTTGCTTATCAAGACCGGCCATTGTCCGACCTGCTGGATCAGATTGCTTCCACCGTCTCGGCAGAGCAGCAGCAGGCGTTATTTGACCAAGTGTTTGTTCGCATGCATGAGGAAGCGATGACGGTGCCGGTTTACTACGCCAAGCAAACCTTTGTTCATACGCGCGAACTGGCCGGCTTTACTTTCAATGCCATAGAGGATGATCCTGTAAAGTGGCATCACTTGAAGAAGGAAGCACAATAA
- a CDS encoding ABC transporter permease, with translation MNLVWANKLPAAALLYIAVLMIAGLSASWISPYDPFQTDHQAKLLPPSLAHPFGTDYLGRDLLSRVIHGIGDSVFPVFIVLSVVMLIGLFVGALSAFWGNKLDLLMMSVTDIFTALPNVLLTIVVVGFLGFGMENVYFAVILSWWAKYVRLIRGLIHDVKKEPYIMASRVSGSFGMRTIIRHMIPNIAPQLGTMLILDVSKVILTLSGLSFLGIGAQPPSPEWGVMLLDGKNYLQVAPWMGFFPGLMIFLTACSFQIVGERLRREK, from the coding sequence ATGAACCTCGTTTGGGCGAATAAACTTCCTGCAGCGGCTTTGTTGTATATTGCGGTTCTTATGATTGCCGGGCTGAGCGCATCGTGGATTTCACCTTATGACCCGTTCCAAACCGATCATCAAGCAAAGCTCCTTCCCCCAAGCCTCGCTCATCCGTTTGGAACGGATTATCTGGGAAGAGATTTGTTAAGCCGGGTGATTCACGGGATCGGCGACTCCGTGTTCCCCGTTTTCATAGTCCTCAGCGTCGTCATGTTGATCGGACTGTTCGTCGGCGCGCTGAGCGCTTTTTGGGGGAATAAACTTGACCTGTTGATGATGAGCGTGACGGATATTTTTACGGCCTTGCCGAATGTCCTGCTCACCATCGTGGTGGTTGGTTTTCTCGGTTTTGGCATGGAGAATGTTTATTTCGCGGTGATTCTTTCCTGGTGGGCCAAGTACGTAAGATTAATTCGCGGTTTGATCCATGATGTGAAAAAGGAGCCGTATATTATGGCCAGCAGGGTAAGCGGATCGTTTGGCATGAGAACGATAATCCGGCATATGATCCCGAATATCGCCCCGCAGCTGGGAACCATGCTGATTCTGGATGTAAGCAAGGTGATTTTGACTTTATCCGGTTTATCCTTCTTGGGAATTGGCGCGCAGCCGCCTTCACCCGAATGGGGGGTTATGTTATTGGATGGGAAAAATTATTTGCAGGTTGCGCCATGGATGGGGTTTTTCCCGGGCTTGATGATTTTTCTGACCGCCTGTTCGTTCCAGATTGTCGGCGAGCGGCTCAGGAGGGAGAAATAA
- a CDS encoding beta-galactosidase trimerization domain-containing protein: MKHTFNVPDLKKIRLIVNSDAKNEADDQYAIVHALLSPQFIMKGLIGAHFGEERSQTSMMDSVKEIELLLDLMGLSGEYPVFCGAERAVEGGGLLVLGCRSGYKDMTGQCYMLPFPGPLADLCGIEVEDFTLIGPLQQAPDIQWEGGAVLKGDTFADILRVTSDSAEVLAAYASEYYAGKPALVRCKRGEGSTYYYGSVFTEAVAGALLDEIGLTSPAAEWAELPEDVELAIRTHEKTQKSYAFLMNYAHTEQTVVFRSPKRDLLTEKVLQGGFPMQPFEVCVIELS; encoded by the coding sequence ATGAAGCATACATTTAATGTGCCAGACCTTAAAAAAATCCGTTTGATCGTGAACAGTGATGCCAAGAACGAAGCAGACGACCAATATGCAATCGTTCACGCACTGTTATCGCCCCAATTTATCATGAAAGGCTTGATTGGTGCCCATTTCGGCGAGGAGAGAAGTCAAACCTCAATGATGGACAGTGTGAAGGAAATCGAGCTTCTGTTGGACCTCATGGGTTTGTCGGGGGAATACCCTGTTTTTTGTGGAGCCGAACGCGCCGTCGAGGGCGGGGGGCTACTTGTGCTCGGCTGCCGCAGCGGCTACAAGGACATGACGGGACAGTGCTATATGCTGCCGTTTCCGGGACCGCTTGCCGATTTGTGCGGGATTGAGGTGGAGGACTTTACGCTGATCGGACCGCTGCAGCAGGCGCCGGATATACAATGGGAAGGCGGCGCTGTCCTTAAAGGAGACACCTTTGCCGACATTTTGCGCGTGACATCGGACAGCGCCGAAGTGCTGGCTGCTTATGCATCCGAATATTATGCGGGCAAGCCTGCTCTCGTACGATGCAAGCGTGGCGAAGGGAGCACGTATTACTACGGAAGCGTGTTTACCGAAGCGGTAGCCGGCGCGCTGCTTGACGAGATTGGACTGACGTCCCCGGCTGCGGAATGGGCCGAGTTGCCTGAGGATGTAGAGTTGGCCATCCGCACGCATGAAAAAACGCAAAAAAGCTATGCCTTTTTAATGAACTATGCCCATACGGAGCAGACGGTCGTCTTTCGAAGCCCCAAGCGCGATCTGCTCACGGAAAAAGTACTGCAAGGCGGTTTCCCGATGCAGCCCTTTGAAGTATGCGTCATCGAGCTTTCTTAA
- a CDS encoding ABC transporter ATP-binding protein, translated as MDTVVDIKNLHIRNAFGQPLVHNSSFCLESGKTYCLLGESGSGKTLTSKAVLGMLPAGLQMSGEILLRGQNLNRLSQKDWRKIRGKQVGVIFQHPEQALHPALPIGRQLGDHMLSHLPISRHEAEQQAEKMLSQVLLNDTARVMKSYPHELSGGMNQRVMIAMALLLKPEVVIADEPTSALDVTTQAEVISLLHHLISELNRSMLFITHDVLLASYLADTIGVMRDGEIIEQGSAERILGQPEQEYTKQLCRYRSQRFLNKGGAGPNAPSAAAMQKNEWKANSE; from the coding sequence ATGGATACCGTAGTAGACATAAAAAATCTGCATATTCGGAACGCATTCGGCCAGCCGCTGGTACACAATAGCAGTTTTTGTTTGGAGTCGGGGAAAACTTATTGCCTATTGGGGGAAAGCGGAAGCGGCAAGACGTTAACAAGCAAAGCTGTTTTAGGGATGCTGCCTGCCGGTCTGCAAATGTCGGGCGAGATCCTGTTGCGCGGCCAAAACCTGAATCGTTTATCCCAAAAGGACTGGCGCAAAATCAGGGGGAAACAGGTGGGCGTCATTTTTCAGCACCCTGAGCAAGCCTTGCATCCAGCGCTCCCGATCGGCAGACAATTAGGTGATCATATGCTTAGCCATTTACCGATATCGAGGCATGAGGCTGAGCAACAAGCGGAAAAGATGCTGTCTCAAGTGCTCTTGAACGATACGGCGCGCGTGATGAAAAGTTATCCTCATGAGCTGAGCGGCGGAATGAATCAACGTGTCATGATTGCGATGGCGCTGCTGTTAAAGCCTGAGGTAGTGATTGCCGATGAGCCGACGAGCGCCCTTGATGTCACCACCCAGGCTGAAGTCATCTCCTTATTGCACCATCTGATATCGGAGCTGAACAGGAGTATGTTGTTTATTACGCATGATGTGCTTCTGGCCAGTTATCTTGCGGATACGATCGGTGTGATGCGTGACGGAGAAATCATCGAGCAGGGAAGCGCCGAGCGAATATTAGGACAACCCGAGCAGGAATATACCAAACAATTATGCAGGTATCGATCGCAAAGATTCCTTAACAAAGGAGGTGCCGGTCCGAATGCTCCAAGTGCTGCAGCTATGCAAAAAAATGAATGGAAAGCAAATTCTGAGTGA
- a CDS encoding glycosylhydrolase-like jelly roll fold domain-containing protein, whose protein sequence is MNKRLQEVLEGQEQNYILPFLWQHGEEEQAIREEMARVHEAGIGAVCVESRPHPDFLGPKWWKDMDIIMEEARKRGMKVWILDDDHFPTGHAGGKVKEAPAELHRVFLGERYVDTIGPAKGASLLVDTLLMCGLRPTISEPQHASGKNKLVSVVAVRRDPANGVLLGDRVDLTDLVHDGILYWDIPEGYWRVFVLSENKDGGSKAQEDYLNPLDRESVRILLDTVYEAFYERYGEDFGKTIAGFFSDEPGFYNDPATFDFDSKPGKRGVPLPWSREMPALLEQALGDDYRKCLYLLWEDAGEQSNIVRYTYMNIVSKLYADHFCSQIGAWCRARGVEYIGHVLEDNNVHARLGSGAGHFFRSLWGQDMSGLDVVLWQIVPGFDELSYRQPTGETDSEFYHYGLAKLGVSLGHIDPKKQGRTMCELYGAYGWTEGLKLMKWLTDHMLVRGVNQFVPHAFTQKAFPDPDCPPHMYASGKNPQYRYYKHLNRYINRISHLISEGRHVATAAVVYHAEAEWSGKAMYFHKPVKELMQHQIDCDVLPIDVLLEAATVKGGKLHVHREDYKCLIVPYAEALPAATVRSLAEFAEQGLAVRFVDGLPLRSSEGEDVSAELSELAGHRNVKAVLLDKLAQDLIIDGHFDIRVDQYEPYLRSYHYSHDDLDVFMFFNEHPQQTIRTKLVLPVQGAVYAYDAFLNRLTRVEAAEGDDAGTVHLVLHPYESIVLLHGTALEGYAAAPARYATGSGVELAGEWTISLAKAEAYPHFQEWGKVTALPNMSGPDGLPRFTGTFRYETEFEWDETANGALLDLGEVYETAEVWLNGEHIGVRICPPYRFEINGLLKKGNNKLVIEVTNTLVKEQRDFLSSFAQQEPSGLIGPVRVWCA, encoded by the coding sequence ATGAACAAACGTTTACAAGAAGTGCTTGAGGGTCAAGAACAAAATTATATTCTTCCATTTCTCTGGCAGCATGGCGAGGAGGAGCAGGCGATTCGGGAAGAAATGGCCCGTGTTCATGAAGCCGGAATCGGCGCCGTGTGCGTGGAGTCCCGGCCTCATCCGGATTTTCTAGGGCCGAAATGGTGGAAGGATATGGACATTATTATGGAGGAAGCCCGGAAGCGGGGCATGAAGGTATGGATTCTTGATGACGATCATTTTCCAACGGGACATGCGGGAGGCAAAGTGAAGGAGGCTCCTGCGGAGCTTCACCGGGTGTTTTTGGGGGAACGTTATGTCGATACGATCGGTCCTGCCAAAGGGGCGTCTTTGTTAGTGGACACTTTATTAATGTGCGGACTTCGGCCAACGATCTCTGAGCCCCAACACGCGAGCGGCAAAAATAAGCTGGTTTCGGTGGTCGCGGTCCGCCGCGATCCAGCTAATGGAGTATTGCTGGGTGACCGTGTTGATTTAACCGACCTTGTGCATGACGGTATCCTTTATTGGGATATCCCTGAAGGGTATTGGCGGGTATTTGTTCTTTCGGAAAATAAGGATGGCGGCAGCAAGGCCCAGGAAGATTATTTGAACCCGCTGGACCGGGAATCGGTGCGCATTTTGCTTGATACGGTGTATGAAGCTTTTTACGAACGGTATGGGGAGGATTTCGGAAAGACGATTGCCGGTTTTTTCTCGGATGAGCCTGGATTTTATAATGACCCGGCAACCTTTGATTTCGATTCGAAGCCTGGAAAACGGGGAGTTCCGCTTCCCTGGAGCCGGGAGATGCCGGCCCTGCTCGAACAGGCGCTGGGGGATGATTACCGTAAATGTCTATATCTTCTCTGGGAGGATGCGGGAGAACAATCCAATATCGTACGGTACACCTATATGAATATCGTCAGCAAGCTTTATGCGGACCATTTCTGCAGCCAAATCGGTGCATGGTGCAGAGCCCGCGGCGTAGAATACATCGGGCATGTCCTGGAAGACAACAACGTTCATGCCAGACTTGGTTCCGGCGCCGGACACTTCTTCCGCTCGCTCTGGGGGCAAGACATGTCGGGCCTTGATGTGGTGCTGTGGCAGATCGTTCCCGGCTTCGATGAATTGTCTTACCGCCAGCCAACCGGAGAGACGGATAGTGAATTCTACCACTATGGCCTCGCTAAGCTTGGCGTGTCGCTCGGACATATTGATCCGAAAAAACAAGGCCGGACGATGTGCGAGCTGTATGGGGCGTATGGCTGGACGGAAGGGTTAAAGCTGATGAAATGGCTCACCGACCATATGCTGGTTCGCGGCGTCAACCAGTTTGTCCCGCATGCTTTTACCCAAAAAGCTTTTCCGGATCCGGATTGTCCACCGCATATGTACGCAAGCGGGAAAAATCCGCAGTACCGTTACTACAAGCATTTAAATCGGTATATCAATCGGATCAGTCACCTGATTTCGGAAGGCAGGCATGTGGCGACCGCGGCCGTCGTGTATCACGCTGAAGCCGAATGGTCCGGGAAAGCAATGTATTTTCATAAGCCGGTGAAGGAATTGATGCAGCATCAGATCGACTGCGACGTTCTGCCTATCGATGTTCTTTTGGAAGCGGCCACCGTCAAGGGCGGCAAGCTGCATGTTCATCGCGAGGATTATAAGTGCTTGATCGTACCTTATGCAGAAGCGCTTCCGGCGGCGACGGTCCGGAGTTTGGCCGAGTTTGCCGAACAGGGGCTTGCCGTTCGTTTTGTTGACGGGCTGCCGCTAAGATCGAGCGAGGGGGAGGATGTATCCGCCGAACTGTCCGAGCTTGCCGGTCACCGGAATGTGAAGGCCGTTTTATTGGATAAACTGGCGCAAGACCTTATTATAGACGGACATTTCGATATTAGAGTTGACCAATATGAGCCGTATTTGCGGAGTTATCACTACAGCCATGACGATTTGGATGTGTTTATGTTCTTTAACGAACACCCGCAGCAAACGATTCGTACGAAGCTGGTTTTGCCTGTCCAAGGCGCTGTATATGCCTATGACGCCTTCCTGAATCGATTGACCCGCGTGGAAGCGGCCGAGGGGGATGACGCGGGAACGGTGCATCTTGTCCTCCATCCCTATGAATCTATCGTACTGCTCCATGGCACCGCGCTTGAAGGTTATGCAGCCGCGCCGGCACGCTATGCGACGGGTTCGGGGGTGGAGCTTGCCGGCGAATGGACCATATCCCTCGCTAAAGCTGAAGCGTATCCTCATTTCCAGGAATGGGGAAAGGTAACGGCTCTACCGAATATGAGCGGGCCTGATGGTTTGCCGCGATTTACGGGCACCTTCCGTTATGAAACGGAATTTGAGTGGGACGAAACCGCGAACGGGGCTTTGCTGGATTTGGGCGAGGTCTATGAAACAGCGGAAGTATGGTTAAACGGCGAGCACATAGGTGTCCGCATCTGTCCGCCTTATCGCTTTGAAATCAACGGTCTGCTTAAGAAGGGCAATAACAAGCTGGTCATTGAAGTTACGAATACGTTGGTCAAAGAACAACGCGACTTCTTGTCGTCCTTTGCGCAGCAGGAACCTAGCGGACTGATCGGGCCCGTTCGGGTTTGGTGTGCTTGA
- a CDS encoding ABC transporter permease, translated as MLRSITQRLLMLMLTLVLFSLFVFTLMRLAPGDPASMMLLNIGAVPERSLVAHLQAQWGLDQSFIQQYMAWVVQIFQGELGNSFMSGEPVLHEIMNRLEPTLTLIVGSFLLTVSISIPAGIWLGLNAGSFADRVVYSVTILGLSIPLYWLAILLMYAFGVIWPVLPIVGSSSVQHYVLPVTAISLIQSVYFIRMVRSYTVQYSKFSYIEAARARGLRPAIFYPAYLFRAMFIPILTLITTSLPSFFGASIITETIFSFPGFSKYMLEAIYRRDFPVIQGSALLVAAFIFGFNFVADILYFVADPRVHLDKQRWEL; from the coding sequence ATGCTGCGTTCCATTACCCAGCGTCTGTTGATGTTAATGCTCACGTTGGTCCTGTTTTCATTGTTCGTCTTCACCCTAATGCGTCTGGCGCCGGGAGATCCGGCGTCGATGATGCTGCTGAACATCGGGGCGGTGCCGGAGCGATCATTGGTGGCTCATTTGCAGGCGCAATGGGGGCTTGATCAATCGTTTATTCAGCAATACATGGCTTGGGTTGTTCAGATATTCCAAGGAGAACTGGGAAATTCCTTTATGTCCGGCGAACCGGTGTTACACGAAATCATGAACCGTTTAGAACCGACGCTGACCCTGATCGTAGGCTCCTTTTTACTTACGGTGTCTATTTCAATACCGGCCGGAATTTGGTTAGGCTTGAATGCAGGTTCGTTTGCGGATCGCGTAGTTTATTCGGTTACCATTTTGGGGCTATCCATTCCCTTATACTGGCTCGCGATTCTGCTGATGTATGCTTTCGGTGTGATCTGGCCCGTTCTTCCGATCGTTGGCAGCTCTTCCGTACAGCATTATGTGCTTCCGGTAACGGCGATCTCCCTAATCCAAAGCGTTTACTTCATTCGGATGGTGCGCTCATACACCGTGCAATACAGTAAATTCTCTTATATTGAAGCGGCAAGAGCCAGAGGTTTGCGGCCCGCTATTTTTTATCCGGCTTATCTATTCCGCGCCATGTTCATCCCGATCCTGACGTTAATCACGACCAGCTTGCCAAGCTTTTTTGGAGCCTCGATCATCACGGAAACGATTTTTAGTTTTCCGGGGTTCAGCAAATATATGCTCGAGGCGATTTACCGCCGTGATTTTCCCGTCATTCAGGGGAGTGCGCTGCTGGTGGCCGCTTTTATATTTGGGTTTAACTTTGTGGCCGATATCCTTTATTTTGTGGCCGATCCGCGTGTTCATCTTGATAAACAGAGGTGGGAACTATGA